Proteins encoded together in one Urocitellus parryii isolate mUroPar1 chromosome 3, mUroPar1.hap1, whole genome shotgun sequence window:
- the Rtl10 gene encoding protein Bop, translated as MPRGRRRRQGPRIPIRAAANYANAHPWQQMDQASPGVAYTPLVDPWIERPCCGDPVCVRTTMEQKSKASDSVGGKPTERGLPAVRMLGPRPLRMDFHWVPGSDPGTFDGSPWLLDRFLAQLGDYMSFRFEHYQDNLSRVCEILGRLTGRARAWAAPYLDGDLPLPDDYELFCQDLEEVIQDPNNFAEYHAAVPCPLPPASSQPPVAPQLPVVREYLARFSEALALNMGTPPRPVSAAVATPAVSRSCSTSRNVLAKESTPGPQEVPVLSSSACSLDPGPVGLVPFQPEEAGTKPVPRLSKSPNLSAQMTDLPYSEGSKTQKTEEEVSETGGVQNVSLGASQQVVETPEEPPFSPDCQHASMGCEHGPGRRNSTLCDQVAGVAKEPHSPQSEQSGVPR; from the coding sequence ATGCCTCGGGGTCGTCGCCGTCGTCAGGGCCCTCGCATTCCCATCCGGGCAGCTGCCAATTACGCCAATGCACACCCTTGGCAGCAGATGGACCAGGCCTCTCCTGGGGTGGCATATACTCCCCTTGTGGATCCCTGGATTGAGCGGCCCTGCTGTGGGGACCCTGTGTGTGTACGCACAACCATGGAACAGAAGAGCAAAGCTAGTGATTCTGTTGGTGGTAAGCCCACAGAAAGGGGCCTTCCAGCTGTGCGAATGCTCGGCCCCCGGCCCCTCAGGATGGACTTCCACTGGGTGCCTGGCTCAGATCCAGGCACCTTTGACGGCTCTCCATGGCTGCTGGATCGCTTTTTGGCCCAGCTAGGTGATTACATGTCTTTCCGCTTTGAACATTACCAAGACAACCTAAGCCGTGTCTGTGAGATTCTTGGACGCCTGACTGGACGAGCCCGGGCCTGGGCAGCCCCTTACCTTGATGGGGACCTTCCCTTGCCTGATGATTATGAGCTGTTCTGCCAGGATCTTGAGGAAGTCATTCAAGACCCAAACAATTTTGCTGAGTACCATGCCGCAGTGCCCTGCCCCTTGCCTCCAGCCTCGAGCCAGCCACCAGTGGCCCCGCAGCTGCCTGTGGTGAGAGAGTATTTAGCTAGGTTCTCAGAGGCCCTGGCACTCAACATGGGTACTCCCCCGAGGCCTGTCTCAGCTGCTGTGGCCACCCCTGCTGTGTCTAGGTCCTGTTCTACATCCAGAAATGTTCTGGCCAAGGAGAGCACGCCTGGGCCCCAGGAGGTTCCTGTACTGTCCAGTTCTGCTTGTAGCCTTGATCCTGGTCCTGTTGGGCTAGTTCCCTTCCAGCCAGAGGAGGCAGGGACCAAACCTGTCCCTAGACTTTCAAAATCTCCTAACCTCTCTGCCCAGATGACAGACCTACCTTACTCAGAGGGTTCCAAAACCCAGAAAACAGAGGAGGAAGTTTCTGAGACTGGGGGAGTCCAGAATGTATCGTTAGGTGCCTCACAGCAGGTAGTTGAGACCCCAGAAGAGCCTCCATTTTCTCCTGATTGCCAGCACGCATCCATGGGCTGTGAACACGGCCCAGGCAGAAGAAATAGTACACTTTGTGATCAAGTGGCTGGTGTTGCTAAGGAACCCCATAGCCCCCAATCAGAACAGAGTGGTGTCCCCAGATGA